A genomic region of Zalophus californianus isolate mZalCal1 chromosome 1, mZalCal1.pri.v2, whole genome shotgun sequence contains the following coding sequences:
- the B3GALT5 gene encoding beta-1,3-galactosyltransferase 5, translating into MAYMKMHLMYISLVVLGALCLYFSIYSLTPFKDEPFVFKKERGNFLQLPDINCRQDPPFLVLLVTSSHEQMFARTVIRNTWGKEKNVHGRLIKTFFLLGATSSKDLSKVVVQESRRHHDIIQKDFMDAYFNLTLKTMMGIEWIHRFCPQAAFVMKTDSDMFVNIYYLTELLLKKNRTTRFFTGFLKLNEFPIRDKHNKWFVSKYEYPWEKYPPFCSGTGYVFSSDVASQVYDVSDSVPFIKLEDVFVGLCLAKLKIRLEELHSEQTFFPNGLAFSTCRFRKIVACHFVKPRNMLSYWQALENSLEEECPAV; encoded by the coding sequence ATGGCTTACATGAAGATGCACTTGATGTACATTTCCCTGGTGGTCCTGGGAGCCCTCTGTTTGTATTTTAGCATCTACAGCCTGACTCCTTTTAAAGATGAGCCATTTGTTttcaagaaagaaagggggaactTCCTTCAGCTTCCAGATATCAACTGCAGGCAGGACCCCCCCTTCCTTGTCCTGCTGGTGACCTCCTCCCACGAGCAGATGTTTGCTCGCACGGTCATCCGGAACACgtgggggaaggaaaagaatgtgCATGGAAGACTCATAAAAACCTTCTTCCTTCTGGGAGCCACATCCAGTAAGGACCTGTCGAAAGTGGTGGTGCAGGAAAGCCGGCGGCATCATGACATCATCCAGAAGGACTTCATGGATGCCTACTTCAACTTGACCCTGAAGACCATGATGGGTATCGAGTGGATCCACCGCTTCTGTCCTCAGGCGGCTTTCGTGATGAAAACGGACTCGGACATGTTTGTCAACATCTACTACCTGACCGAGCTGCTCCTCAAGAAAAACAGAACCACTCGGTTTTTTACCGGCTTCTTAAAACTGAACGAATTTCCGATTAGGGACAAGCACAACAAGTGGTTTGTCAGCAAATACGAATATCCGTGGGAGAAGTACCCGCCCTTTTGCTCGGGCACTGGCTACGTGTTTTCCAGTGATGTGGCAAGTCAGGTGTACGATGTGTCCGACAGCGTCCCGTTCATTAAGCTCGAAGACGTCTTCGTGGGGCTCTGTCTGGCAAAACTGAAAATCAGGCTGGAGGAACTCCACTCTGAGCAGACCTTTTTCCCAAACGGGTTGGCATTTTCCACGTGTCGTTTTAGGAAGATCGTGGCCTGCCATTTCGTCAAGCCTCGCAACATGCTGAGCTATTGGCAGGCTCTGGAGAATTCTCTGGAAGAGGAGTGTCCAGCTGTCTGA